From a single Rutidosis leptorrhynchoides isolate AG116_Rl617_1_P2 chromosome 5, CSIRO_AGI_Rlap_v1, whole genome shotgun sequence genomic region:
- the LOC139849816 gene encoding uncharacterized mitochondrial protein AtMg01250-like — MKSMGFGEKWIKWINSCLKSTTISILVNGSPTDEFSLSRGVRQGDPLSPFLFIIAEEGLNILAKAAIEKGLFKGLKVGANNVNVSHLQYADDTIFFGEWSRINALNLRNYSNVLNYLRA, encoded by the coding sequence ATGAAGAGCATGGGCTTCGGGGAAAAGTGGATTAAATGGATAAATTCGTGCCTTAAATCCACTACCATCTCTATTCTCGTTAATGGCTCTCCTACGGATGAATTTTCTCTTAGCCGTGGTGTTCGTCAAGGAGATCCTTTATCCCCTTTTTTATTCATTATTGCGGAGGAAGGTTTGAATATACTTGCAAAAGCGGCGATTGAAAAGGGTCTTTTTAAGGGGTTGAAAGTGGGTGCTAATAATGTGAATGTTTCACATTTACAGTATGCAGATGACACAATCTTCTTTGGTGAATGGAGTAGAATAAACGCTCTTAATTTGAGAAACTACTCAAATGTTTTGAATTATCTTCGGGCTTAA